Genomic segment of Pseudomonas sp. DY-1:
CCGGCACCGACTGCGCCTGTGGAGCCCATCGCGTCGGCGCAGCCATTGCCCACGCCGGCCCAGCCCATTGCTGCGGTCCCTGCCGCTCCGGTAGCTGCGCCCAAACCGGCTGCCCCTGCATCGGCATCGGCTACCGCGCCGGCCGCCGCAACTAAGCCTGCCGCTGCTGCCAAACCAGCTGTTGTTCCTGCTCAGGCTGCTGCCAAGCCGGCTGAGAAGCCTGCGCCTGCGCCAACGGCGGCTGCATCGACCGGCGGTGCTGCGGGCAATGGCTGGTACAGTGGCCAGACGGGCAGCCATTTCGCTCTGCAGGTGCTCGGTACCAGTTCGGAAAATAGCGCCAAGGCCTTCGTTCAGCAGAATGGGGGGCAGTACCGCTATTTCAAGAAGCAACACCAGGGCAAGACGCTTTACGTCGTAACCTACGGCAGCTTCCCAAGCCGAACCGCAGCACAGGCTGCGATCAAATCTTTGCCGGCCAAGGTTCAGGCTGGTAAACCCTGGCCGAAGACTTTCGCCAGCATCAAGCAGGAAATGGCTCGCTAGTATTCTGCGAGCCTGATCCCCCGCCTTTTGACTGGGTGGTCGCTAGCACGACCTCCCGGTTCATTCATTCATTTTTGCGACATTGGCTTTCATTGATTGGTCGCGAAGATTTGTGATCGACCAATGGGCTATGTACAATGACCTCCCTTTGCCCTACGCAAAAGCTGGCGTCAAGTCCTGCGCGTATGGTAAGGAGTTGAATTACAAAGCAATTCTGCCTTTTTCTGAAGGCAACCCTGGTGAGAGTTCCCCTATGAAAGCAGGTCTGTACCATCCTGATGAATTCAAGGATAACTGCGGTTTCGGCTTGATCGCCCATATGCAGGGCGAGGCGAGCCACCATCTTCTTAAAACCGCCATTGAAGCCCTGACCTGCATGACCCACCGCGGCGGCATCAATGCCGACGGCAAGACCGGCGACGGTTGTGGTCTGTTGATCCAGAAGCCCGACCTTTTCCTGCGCGCGATTGCCAAGGAAACTTTCTCGGTCGAGCTGCCTGCCCAGTACGCGGTCGGCATGGTCTTCTTCAACCAGGACCCGGCTCGCGCCGAAGCGGCTCGCGAAAACATGAATCGCGAAATCCTTGCTGCCGGCCTGCAACTGATTGGCTGGCGCAAGGTGCCAGTGGACACTAGCGTCCTCGGCCGCCTGGCCCTGGAGCGCCTGCCGCAGATCGAGCAGGTGTTCATCGGTGGTGAAGGCCTGGGCGACCAGGAAATGGCAGTCAAGCTGTTCAGCGCCCGTCGTCGCTCCTCCGTGGCCAATGCCGCGGACGCCGACCACTACATCTGCAGCTTCTCCCACAAGACCATCATCTACAAAGGCCTGATGATGCCGGCCGACCTGCAGCAGTTCTACCCGGACCTGGGTGACGAACGCCTGCAGACCGCTATCTGCGTCTTCCATCAGCGCTTCTCCACCAACACTCTGCCGAAGTGGCCGCTGGCGCAGCCCTTCCGCTTCCTCGCCCACAACGGCGAAATCAACACCATCACCGGTAACCGCAACTGGGCGGTTGCCCGTCGCACCAAGTTCGCCAACGAGCAGCTACCCGACATCGACGAGCTGGGCCCGCTGGTCAACCGCGTGGGCTCCGACTCCTCCAGCATGGACAACATGCTCGAGCTGATGGTCACCGGCGGCATCGACCTGTTCCGTGGCGTGCGCATGATCATCCCGCCGGCCTGGCAGAACATGGAAACCATGGATGCCGACCTGCGCGCCTTCTATGAATACAACTCCATGCACATGGAGCCCTGGGACGGCCCCGCCGGTGTCGTGCTCACCGATGGCCGTTATGCCGTCTGCTTGCTGGACCGCAACGGCCTGCGTCCGGCCCGTTGGGTGACCACCAAGAACGGCTATATCACCCTCGCCTCGGAAATCGGCGTGTGGGACTACAAGCCGGAAGATGTGCTCGCCAAGGGGCGTGTCGGCCCGGGCCAGATTCTTGCGGTGGACACCGAGACCGGTCAGATCCTCAACACCGAAGACATCGACAGCCGCCTGAAGTCGCGTCACCCGTACAAGCAGTGGCTTCGCCAGAGCGCTGTGCGCATCCAGGCCAAGCTGGATGACGACCACGGTGTGGCCAGCTACGACAGCGACCAGCTCAAGCAGTACATGAAGATGTTCCAGGTCACCTTCGAAGAACGTGATCAGGTACTGCGCCCGCTGGCCGAGCAAGGGCAGGAAGCGGTCGGATCCATGGGCGACGATACGCCCATGGCCGTGCTGTCCCAGCGCGTGCGTTCGCCGTTCGACTACTTCCGCCAGCAGTTCGCTCAGGTCACCAACCCCCCGATCGACCCGTTGCGCGAAGCCATCGTGATGTCCCTGGAGATCTGCCTCGGCGCCGAGCGCAACATCTTCAGCGAGTCGCCTGACCATGCCACCCGCGTGATCCTCAGCAGCCCGGTGATCTCCCCGGCCAAGTGGAGCGCGCTGATGAGCCTGGACCGTCCGGGCTTCGAGCGGCAGATCATCGACCTGAACTACGAAGAGAGTCTCGGCCTCGAAGCCGCCGTACGCAACTTCGCCGACCAGGCCGAAGAGGCTGTGCGTTCCGGCAAGTCCCTGCTGGTGTTGACCGACCGCCACATCGCCCCTGGCAAGCTGCCGGCTCACGCCTCCCTGGCTGTTGGCGCCGTGCATCATCGCCTGGTGGAGAAAGGCCTGCGGTGCGACTGCAACATCCTGGTCGAGACCGCCACTGCCCGGGACCCGCACCATTTCGCAGTGCTGGTTGGCTTCGGTGCGTCCGCGGTCTATCCGTTCCTCGCCTATGAAGTGCTGGCTGACCTGATCCGCACCGGTGAAGTGCTGGGCGATCTGTACGAGGTCTTCAAGCACTACCGCAAAGGCATCTCCAAGGGCTTGCTGAAGATCCTGTCGAAGATGGGCATCTCCACCATCGCTTCCTACCGTGGCGCACAGCTGTTCGAAGCTGTGGGTCTCTCGGAAGAAGTGGTGGACCTCAGCTTCCGTGGCGTTGCCAGCCGCATCAAAGGTGCGCGCTTCGTCGACATCGAGTCCGAGCAGAAGCTGCTGGCCTTCGAAGCCTGGAACAACCGCAAGGCCATCCAGCAAGGCGGCCTGCTGAAGTTCGTCTACGGCGGTGAGTACCACGCGTACAACCCGGACGTGGTGAACACCCTGCAAGCAGCCGTGCAGCAGGGCAACTACGAGAAGTTCAAGGAATACACCGCACTGGTGGACAGCCGTCCGGTATCGATGCTGCGCGACCTGCTCAAGGTCAAGACCATCGACCAGCCGCTGTCGTTGGACGAAATCGAGCCGCTGGAGTCCATCTTCAAGCGCTTCGATGCGGCGGGCATTTCCCTGGGCGCACTTTCCCCCGAGGCCCACGAGGCCCTGGCCGAAGCCATGAACCGCCTGGGCGGCCGCTCCAACTCCGGTGAGGGTGGTGAAGACCCGGCGCGCTACGGCACGGTGAAGAGCTCCAAGATCAAGCAGGTGGCGACCGGCCGCTTCGGCGTCACCCCGGAATACCTGGTCAACGCCGAAGTGCTGCAGATCAAGGTTGCCCAAGGCGCCAAGCCCGGTGAGGGCGGCCAGCTGCCCGGTGGCAAGGTCAACGGTCTGATTGCCCGTCTGCGCTATGCAGTGCCTGGCGTCACCCTGATCTCGCCGCCGCCGCACCACGACATCTACTCCATCGAAGACCTGGCCCAGCTGATCTATGACCTCAAGCAGGTCAACCCGCAGGCGCTGGTCTCGGTGAAGCTCGTGGCTGAAGCTGGCGTCGGCACCATCGCCGCTGGCGTGGCTAAGGCCTATGCCGACCTGATCACTATCTCCGGTTACGACGGCGGCACCGGCGCATCCCCGCTGACCTCGATCAAGTACGCCGGCAGCCCGTGGGAACTGGGTCTGGCGGAAACCCACCAGACCCTGCGCGGCAACGACCTGCGTGGCAAGGTACGTGTACAGACCGACGGCGGCCTGAAAACAGGCCTCGACGTGATCAAGGCCGCCATCCTCGGCGCCGAAAGCTTCGGCTTCGGTACCGCCCCGATGATTGCCCTGGGTTGCAAGTACCTGCGTATCTGCCACCTGAACAACTGCGCCACTGGCGTCGCCACCCAGAACGACAAGCTGCGCAAGGACCACTTCATCGGCACCGTCGAAATGGTGATGAACTTCTTCACCTACATTGCCGAAGAAACCCGTGAATGGCTGGCCAAGCTGGGCGTGCGCAGCTTGAGCGAACTGATCGGTCGTACCGACCTGCTGGAATTGCTGCCGGGTGATACCGAGAAGCAGGGCCACCTGGATCTCAGCCCGCTGCTGGGCAGCGACCATGTGCCGGCCGACAAGCCACAGTTCTGCGAAGTGGAGAAGAACCCGCCCTTCGACCCGGGCCTGTTGGCCGAGAAGATGTGGGACATTTCCAAAGCGGCCGTCGAAGGCAAGACTGGCGGCGTCTACGATCTGGACATCTGCAACTGCGACCGCTCCATTGGCGCGCGGATTTCCGGCGAGATCGCCCGTCGTCACGGCAACCAGGGCATGAAAGACGCCCCGGTGACCTTCCGCTTCCGTGGTACCGCAGGCCAGAGCTTCGGCGTGTGGAACGCCGGCGGTCTGAACCTCTACCTCGAAGGCGATGCCAACGACTATGTGGGCAAGGGCATGACCGGCGGCAAGGTCGTGATCACTCCGCCCAAAGGCAGCCCGTTCAAGAGCCAGGATTCGGCTATCGTCGGCAACACCTGCCTCTACGGCGCCACCGGCGGCAAACTATTCGCTGCGGGTACCGCAGGCGAGCGTTTCGCAGTGCGTAACTCCGGTGCCCACACCGTGGTGGAAGGCACTGGCGACCACTGCTGCGAGTACATGACCGGCGGCTTCGTCTGCGTCCTCGGCAAGACCGGCTACAACTTCGGCTCCGGTATGACCGGCGGCTTTGCCTATGTGCTCGACCAGGACAACAGCTTCGTCGACCGCGTCAACCACGAACT
This window contains:
- the gltB gene encoding glutamate synthase large subunit translates to MKAGLYHPDEFKDNCGFGLIAHMQGEASHHLLKTAIEALTCMTHRGGINADGKTGDGCGLLIQKPDLFLRAIAKETFSVELPAQYAVGMVFFNQDPARAEAARENMNREILAAGLQLIGWRKVPVDTSVLGRLALERLPQIEQVFIGGEGLGDQEMAVKLFSARRRSSVANAADADHYICSFSHKTIIYKGLMMPADLQQFYPDLGDERLQTAICVFHQRFSTNTLPKWPLAQPFRFLAHNGEINTITGNRNWAVARRTKFANEQLPDIDELGPLVNRVGSDSSSMDNMLELMVTGGIDLFRGVRMIIPPAWQNMETMDADLRAFYEYNSMHMEPWDGPAGVVLTDGRYAVCLLDRNGLRPARWVTTKNGYITLASEIGVWDYKPEDVLAKGRVGPGQILAVDTETGQILNTEDIDSRLKSRHPYKQWLRQSAVRIQAKLDDDHGVASYDSDQLKQYMKMFQVTFEERDQVLRPLAEQGQEAVGSMGDDTPMAVLSQRVRSPFDYFRQQFAQVTNPPIDPLREAIVMSLEICLGAERNIFSESPDHATRVILSSPVISPAKWSALMSLDRPGFERQIIDLNYEESLGLEAAVRNFADQAEEAVRSGKSLLVLTDRHIAPGKLPAHASLAVGAVHHRLVEKGLRCDCNILVETATARDPHHFAVLVGFGASAVYPFLAYEVLADLIRTGEVLGDLYEVFKHYRKGISKGLLKILSKMGISTIASYRGAQLFEAVGLSEEVVDLSFRGVASRIKGARFVDIESEQKLLAFEAWNNRKAIQQGGLLKFVYGGEYHAYNPDVVNTLQAAVQQGNYEKFKEYTALVDSRPVSMLRDLLKVKTIDQPLSLDEIEPLESIFKRFDAAGISLGALSPEAHEALAEAMNRLGGRSNSGEGGEDPARYGTVKSSKIKQVATGRFGVTPEYLVNAEVLQIKVAQGAKPGEGGQLPGGKVNGLIARLRYAVPGVTLISPPPHHDIYSIEDLAQLIYDLKQVNPQALVSVKLVAEAGVGTIAAGVAKAYADLITISGYDGGTGASPLTSIKYAGSPWELGLAETHQTLRGNDLRGKVRVQTDGGLKTGLDVIKAAILGAESFGFGTAPMIALGCKYLRICHLNNCATGVATQNDKLRKDHFIGTVEMVMNFFTYIAEETREWLAKLGVRSLSELIGRTDLLELLPGDTEKQGHLDLSPLLGSDHVPADKPQFCEVEKNPPFDPGLLAEKMWDISKAAVEGKTGGVYDLDICNCDRSIGARISGEIARRHGNQGMKDAPVTFRFRGTAGQSFGVWNAGGLNLYLEGDANDYVGKGMTGGKVVITPPKGSPFKSQDSAIVGNTCLYGATGGKLFAAGTAGERFAVRNSGAHTVVEGTGDHCCEYMTGGFVCVLGKTGYNFGSGMTGGFAYVLDQDNSFVDRVNHELVEIQRISNESMEAYRSHLHGVLVEYVKETSSDWGAHLLENLDDYLRKFWLVKPKAASLASLLSSTRANPQ